A stretch of Pseudoalteromonas sp. A25 DNA encodes these proteins:
- a CDS encoding sensor histidine kinase has protein sequence MKILRLLILFSTLTYSYVVCGEPLVLSPHGGVYNVKEFGQYFHDYDRQISTLEQLQTLSHVLAAYQPQKPHVKPYWKWATVELVNNTEQSNWYVSFGFARIPILEMYWLNANGVNTERIVNLNEQSNYYERPIHHPQMYVPITLLPNERKTLVIKYQTFANAPAKIQIHSSNHFNKAAQFSIFNNAVIAGLVLTILFVVIVNLYFNPNLTNVFYAIWTALFFLIVADMAGFTYQYLWPQHGQFANNFSIVLMVTVPIFHLLFVRRFLELSRHHNKLDRLYVGCICIYVLLVPLALYLQSVFYNLFTSSLIILLFLYTCYWCWRQRAPSIKIFAISLLNHILFVNVLTILGASFGNMLPNFDIATYIKIGYSIEVCLFTIAMAVQNKSVQDQLVHHLQNQVNALNQSVLQQQRFSKQQCEQVKKHEQRLFTDLSHELRTPLTVMKIQVESLQHNIVENVHESYRKLHDKIDELNEFINTLMLVSNSKDLHYSLDIRPTEIGSFINEVHHLCLQKLNLKKQQLSLNCQTDDIDTIQIDKKAITQVIEEIVINAVKFGGDNVNMILSFVACSQYLTVRVEDSGNPLTYEAHKLLFEPLFRQEPSRNNLLGGKGMGLAVCKKLIEAHHGVISSHNSLLGGLCVEFSLPKEPLTVIA, from the coding sequence ATGAAAATACTGCGCCTTTTAATACTTTTTAGTACTTTAACTTACAGCTATGTAGTTTGTGGCGAGCCCCTAGTATTGTCGCCCCATGGTGGCGTTTATAATGTAAAAGAGTTTGGACAGTACTTTCATGATTACGATAGACAGATTTCGACACTTGAGCAATTACAAACTTTATCTCATGTATTAGCAGCCTATCAACCTCAAAAACCACATGTAAAGCCTTATTGGAAATGGGCAACAGTGGAGCTAGTAAACAATACCGAACAATCTAACTGGTATGTATCTTTTGGGTTCGCGCGTATCCCAATATTAGAAATGTACTGGCTTAACGCCAACGGTGTAAACACTGAGCGTATTGTTAATCTCAATGAGCAAAGTAATTACTACGAACGACCAATACATCACCCACAAATGTATGTGCCGATCACGTTGTTGCCAAACGAGCGAAAAACACTCGTCATTAAGTATCAAACTTTTGCAAATGCGCCGGCTAAAATTCAGATCCATTCAAGCAATCATTTTAATAAAGCGGCTCAGTTTAGTATTTTTAACAATGCCGTTATAGCGGGTCTAGTCCTAACCATTCTCTTCGTTGTTATTGTTAACTTGTACTTTAATCCAAACCTAACCAATGTGTTCTATGCAATTTGGACAGCTCTGTTTTTTCTCATTGTGGCAGATATGGCTGGCTTTACTTATCAGTATTTGTGGCCACAGCATGGACAGTTTGCGAATAATTTTTCAATAGTGCTGATGGTCACAGTGCCAATTTTTCATTTGTTGTTTGTTAGAAGGTTTCTTGAGTTGAGCCGCCATCACAATAAATTAGATAGACTGTATGTGGGCTGTATTTGTATTTATGTGCTGTTGGTGCCTCTTGCTCTTTATCTACAGTCTGTTTTTTATAATCTATTCACGAGTTCCCTGATAATATTACTGTTTTTGTACACTTGTTACTGGTGCTGGCGGCAACGTGCGCCGAGCATAAAAATATTTGCCATTAGCTTGTTGAATCATATCTTATTTGTAAACGTTTTAACGATATTGGGTGCTAGTTTTGGTAACATGTTGCCCAATTTTGATATCGCTACGTATATTAAAATTGGTTACTCAATTGAAGTTTGCTTGTTTACCATTGCAATGGCTGTACAAAATAAGTCAGTCCAAGATCAGCTGGTTCATCATTTGCAAAATCAGGTAAATGCGCTTAATCAATCGGTATTACAACAGCAGCGTTTTTCAAAGCAGCAATGCGAACAGGTAAAAAAGCATGAACAACGTTTGTTTACCGATTTATCGCATGAACTGCGTACGCCGCTAACGGTCATGAAAATTCAAGTGGAATCTTTACAACACAATATTGTAGAGAATGTCCATGAGTCTTATCGAAAGTTGCATGATAAAATTGATGAGCTTAATGAGTTTATCAATACTTTAATGTTAGTTAGCAATTCAAAAGACTTGCATTACTCGTTAGATATTCGACCCACAGAGATTGGCTCCTTTATAAACGAAGTACACCACTTATGTTTGCAAAAACTTAACCTCAAGAAACAGCAGTTGAGTTTAAATTGTCAAACCGATGATATTGACACTATTCAAATTGATAAAAAGGCAATTACTCAGGTGATTGAAGAAATCGTGATCAATGCAGTCAAGTTTGGTGGAGATAATGTCAATATGATCTTAAGCTTTGTTGCGTGCAGCCAGTATCTAACTGTAAGAGTTGAAGATTCTGGTAATCCGCTAACCTACGAGGCGCATAAATTACTTTTTGAGCCGCTATTTCGCCAAGAACCTTCACGTAATAATTTGTTAGGGGGCAAAGGTATGGGGCTTGCAGTGTGCAAAAAGTTGATCGAAGCACATCATGGCGTGATCTCATCTCACAATAGCTTGCTAGGTGGATTATGCGTTGAATTTAGCCTGCCCAAAGAGCCGCTAACTGTTATTGCCTGA
- a CDS encoding LysR family transcriptional regulator, producing MQVQDVDLRLLRIFVAIVECGGLSAAESRLNIGRSTISSHLSDLEVRLGLKLCKRGRSGFELTEPGRITYQASLELMQQCEAFATTVASSKNELSGRATISVIDTMVSDPRCGVAHAIATLKRKSNSIQFDINVCEAREVETSVVNGRSIVGLGVSRHHLRGLDYVPLYNENNYLYCGVGHPLFDCDTSQVDALLQQAEVVTSNYMRDRETRNDGLNYQNSAAAYHDEGIAHLILSGQFIGYLPDHYASYWVDKGMFKAILPEQYSYQIPVVLITAKNITPSPLASALIEQVKLCHQK from the coding sequence ATGCAAGTTCAAGACGTTGACTTACGCTTATTGAGGATCTTTGTTGCTATTGTTGAATGTGGCGGTTTATCAGCAGCCGAATCACGTTTAAACATTGGCCGCTCCACGATTAGTTCTCATTTATCGGACTTAGAAGTGCGATTAGGTTTAAAGTTGTGCAAAAGAGGGCGCAGCGGGTTTGAATTAACGGAGCCAGGGCGGATTACCTATCAAGCTTCACTGGAATTAATGCAGCAGTGCGAAGCATTCGCTACAACTGTGGCCAGCTCTAAAAATGAGCTGTCAGGTCGCGCTACCATCTCGGTAATTGATACCATGGTCAGTGATCCCCGTTGTGGCGTCGCGCACGCAATAGCGACTCTAAAGAGAAAGAGTAACAGTATTCAATTTGACATTAACGTATGTGAAGCCCGCGAAGTTGAAACATCAGTGGTTAATGGTCGCTCTATAGTGGGTTTAGGTGTTAGCCGGCATCATTTACGTGGCCTCGACTATGTCCCACTTTATAACGAAAATAATTATTTGTATTGTGGGGTGGGGCATCCTTTATTTGATTGCGACACGTCGCAAGTTGACGCGCTATTACAACAGGCTGAGGTAGTTACGAGTAATTACATGCGAGACAGAGAAACACGCAATGATGGCTTAAATTACCAAAATAGTGCTGCGGCTTATCATGATGAAGGAATTGCTCATTTAATCCTGTCTGGTCAGTTTATCGGTTATTTACCAGATCACTACGCCAGCTATTGGGTCGATAAGGGCATGTTTAAAGCAATTCTACCTGAGCAATATTCGTATCAAATTCCCGTCGTGCTGATCACAGCCAAGAATATTACGCCTTCTCCGTTAGCGAGTGCACTGATAGAGCAAGTGAAACTGTGTCACCAAAAATAA
- a CDS encoding Na/Pi symporter: MRESANSGLYKFLNWAAIALLVYLVLVAVGTVSGGFKLASGGSEGAKEIFAFATNPFVALLLGALATALVQSSSTVTSVIVGLVAGGLPIHIAIPMVMGANIGTTITNTLVSIGHIRSKEEFQRAFAASTVHDFFNLIAVAIFLPLEIMFGILQKLAGYLSHLFVGDADLSLKSYNFIKPLVKPTVGLIKDALSFLDGKAVGVAMVVAGIGLILFAVTALGKLLKKALVGKAKDILHSAIGRGPIAGIGSGAAVTIMVQSSSTTTSLMIPLAGSGVFNTRQIYPFTLGANIGTTITALLAATSITGPAAEVALTIALVHVMFNVFAVAFIYGIPVLRELPITLAEKLAHIGANNKPAALGYVLGSFFILPGIIMMAVR; encoded by the coding sequence ATGCGTGAATCGGCAAACTCTGGCCTGTATAAATTTTTAAATTGGGCCGCTATCGCCCTATTGGTCTACTTAGTATTAGTTGCTGTTGGCACAGTCAGCGGTGGCTTTAAACTTGCCTCTGGTGGCAGCGAAGGAGCTAAAGAGATTTTCGCCTTTGCAACTAACCCATTTGTTGCGTTGCTGCTGGGTGCTCTTGCCACTGCATTAGTGCAATCGTCTTCTACTGTCACCTCTGTAATTGTTGGCCTTGTTGCTGGTGGTTTACCAATTCATATCGCCATCCCGATGGTGATGGGTGCAAATATAGGCACAACCATAACAAATACCTTAGTGTCGATTGGCCATATTCGCAGCAAAGAAGAGTTTCAAAGGGCATTTGCAGCGTCAACGGTACATGACTTTTTTAACTTAATTGCAGTAGCCATTTTCTTGCCGTTAGAAATCATGTTTGGAATTTTACAAAAATTAGCTGGCTATTTATCACACTTATTCGTAGGTGACGCAGATCTATCACTTAAGAGCTACAACTTTATCAAACCTTTAGTTAAACCAACTGTAGGTTTAATAAAAGACGCATTAAGCTTTTTAGATGGTAAAGCAGTTGGTGTTGCTATGGTTGTCGCTGGTATCGGTCTAATTCTATTTGCAGTAACAGCTTTAGGTAAGCTACTTAAAAAAGCACTGGTTGGCAAAGCAAAAGACATTCTGCATAGCGCTATCGGCCGTGGCCCTATAGCTGGTATTGGCTCAGGTGCAGCGGTCACTATTATGGTGCAGTCGTCATCTACCACAACAAGTTTGATGATTCCTTTAGCTGGTAGTGGCGTGTTCAATACTCGTCAAATTTATCCTTTCACGCTTGGCGCAAATATTGGCACAACTATTACGGCACTATTAGCGGCCACATCGATCACCGGCCCTGCAGCAGAAGTTGCGTTAACAATAGCTTTGGTGCACGTCATGTTTAACGTTTTCGCAGTAGCCTTTATTTATGGCATTCCAGTATTGAGAGAGCTGCCTATCACCCTTGCGGAAAAGTTGGCTCATATTGGAGCAAATAATAAACCCGCAGCACTAGGCTACGTGCTTGGCTCATTCTTTATCTTACCGGGTATTATAATGATGGCCGTGAGATAA
- a CDS encoding sugar MFS transporter, giving the protein MSDINTNQSYVAQGNGENKNYLLPLSAMTTLFFLWGFITVLNDVLIPRLKGVFDLNYTEAMMIQFCFFSAYFIVSLPAGALVKKLGYKNGVLTGLVVASIGCLLFYPAVIVHEYWLFLGALFVLASGITVLQVSANPYVAALGPVKTASSRLNLAQALNSLGTTVGPYVGGLLFFGTAGATAAEAGAESVKVPYLMLAGALLSIAIVFAFLKLPTIESHTEEKDCKAKEHSLIDAPHLVMGVGAIFCYVGAEVAIGSFLVNYFAQPNIAGLAEHDAAKLISYYWGGAMIGRFIGSVVLQKVAPSKALTFNALCIVALLALTMSTNGSLAMWAVLAVGLFNSIMFPTIFSVAIEGLGSLTSKGSGWLCLAIVGGAIVPLIQGLFADSLNIQISFIVPLVCYLYIALYGLKVVNWTQIWQEKVN; this is encoded by the coding sequence GTGAGTGATATAAACACAAACCAAAGCTACGTTGCACAAGGTAACGGCGAAAATAAAAACTATTTGTTACCGCTCAGTGCAATGACCACATTATTTTTTCTCTGGGGATTTATTACAGTTCTCAATGACGTATTGATCCCAAGGCTTAAGGGTGTATTTGATTTAAATTACACCGAAGCAATGATGATCCAATTTTGTTTTTTTAGTGCTTACTTTATAGTTTCTCTGCCTGCAGGTGCATTGGTAAAAAAACTAGGCTACAAAAATGGTGTGCTAACCGGCCTAGTAGTTGCGTCGATTGGATGTCTGCTATTTTACCCTGCTGTTATTGTTCATGAATATTGGTTGTTTCTTGGAGCGCTATTTGTGTTAGCGTCAGGTATTACCGTGCTGCAAGTGTCTGCAAACCCCTATGTTGCAGCACTTGGACCTGTTAAAACCGCATCGAGTCGTTTAAATTTGGCGCAAGCTCTAAATTCACTCGGCACAACAGTCGGCCCTTATGTTGGGGGATTACTGTTTTTTGGCACGGCCGGTGCAACGGCGGCAGAGGCGGGTGCTGAATCAGTAAAAGTGCCCTATTTAATGCTCGCGGGCGCATTACTGAGTATCGCTATTGTGTTTGCGTTTTTAAAGTTGCCTACGATTGAGTCTCATACCGAAGAAAAAGACTGTAAGGCTAAAGAGCATAGCCTAATTGATGCACCGCACTTAGTGATGGGGGTAGGTGCTATCTTTTGTTATGTTGGCGCCGAGGTTGCCATTGGTAGTTTCTTAGTTAATTATTTTGCGCAACCTAACATTGCAGGTCTTGCAGAACATGACGCGGCAAAACTTATCAGTTATTACTGGGGCGGGGCCATGATAGGTCGTTTTATCGGCTCTGTAGTGCTGCAAAAAGTGGCGCCTTCAAAAGCGCTCACATTTAATGCACTATGTATTGTCGCGCTTTTAGCTCTAACCATGTCAACTAATGGTAGCTTAGCTATGTGGGCTGTACTGGCTGTTGGCTTGTTTAATTCAATTATGTTTCCAACGATCTTCTCAGTGGCGATCGAAGGTTTGGGCTCTTTAACGAGTAAGGGGTCAGGGTGGTTGTGTTTAGCTATCGTTGGTGGCGCCATTGTGCCATTGATCCAAGGCTTATTTGCCGATTCGCTAAATATCCAGATTAGCTTTATCGTACCTTTAGTATGTTATTTGTATATCGCTTTGTATGGATTAAAAGTTGTCAACTGGACTCAAATCTGGCAAGAAAAAGTGAATTAA
- a CDS encoding response regulator: MANSIVRHRHTLTKDPKINGGHTVLIIEDQEAASAALKQLLVERLNVNVDIAHSFQEAKAKLKQHRHEYLVAVCDLHLPDAPNGEILGLVNKAKVRAIALTGIVRECMHKCLKKALLIDYVEKDAPNSVLYVVGLVERLCKNQKVRALIVDDSPTALLLLERIMLLLNFNVLKASNGRDALDILNESSDIRLLITDHEMPDMSGFELVIKARALYDKDHLAIIGLSAHSQIELGASFIKYGANDFLSKPIEFQNLLCRVNMNMEVLEHLDYIHELADKDSLTKLHNRRFFFEHGKPAIENAHKTKANLVVAILDIDFFKKINDEYGHDCGDQALRHFAILLAQTMKDHLVARFGGEEFVVLFQDIEPNAAQSKLNEFCKLIKDTPFKWLNCDISFTVSTGAVVAKTSVLDEALKLADDNLYKAKQNGRDQVVMTHS, encoded by the coding sequence TTGGCAAATAGCATAGTAAGGCACAGACACACTCTAACCAAAGACCCAAAAATCAATGGCGGTCACACTGTTCTTATTATTGAAGATCAAGAGGCAGCGTCTGCCGCGCTCAAGCAACTTTTAGTTGAGCGGTTAAACGTAAATGTTGACATAGCACACAGCTTCCAAGAAGCAAAAGCAAAATTGAAACAACATCGCCATGAGTACTTAGTGGCAGTTTGCGATTTACATTTACCCGATGCGCCAAATGGTGAAATTTTAGGCTTAGTCAATAAGGCCAAGGTAAGAGCAATTGCCCTGACCGGTATTGTACGCGAGTGTATGCATAAGTGTTTAAAAAAAGCATTGTTAATTGATTATGTTGAAAAAGATGCTCCGAATTCTGTTTTATATGTGGTTGGACTAGTTGAACGGCTTTGTAAAAACCAAAAAGTAAGAGCGTTAATAGTCGACGATTCGCCTACAGCACTACTCTTGCTTGAGAGAATAATGTTACTCCTTAACTTTAATGTTCTAAAAGCAAGTAATGGCCGCGACGCTCTAGATATACTCAATGAATCGTCAGATATCAGATTACTCATTACCGACCATGAAATGCCCGATATGAGTGGCTTCGAGTTAGTTATAAAAGCTCGAGCGTTATATGACAAAGATCATTTGGCTATTATTGGTCTGTCTGCGCATTCACAAATAGAGTTGGGGGCCAGTTTTATAAAATATGGTGCCAATGACTTTCTAAGCAAGCCCATCGAGTTTCAAAACCTTTTGTGCAGAGTAAATATGAACATGGAGGTGCTAGAACACTTAGATTATATTCATGAGTTAGCAGATAAAGACTCTTTAACAAAGCTACACAACAGACGTTTCTTTTTTGAACATGGGAAACCAGCCATAGAGAATGCTCACAAAACCAAAGCTAATTTGGTTGTAGCAATTCTAGACATTGACTTTTTTAAAAAAATCAATGATGAATATGGCCATGACTGTGGCGACCAAGCATTACGCCATTTTGCTATCCTTCTAGCACAAACAATGAAAGACCATTTGGTAGCCCGCTTTGGTGGTGAAGAGTTTGTTGTCCTTTTTCAAGACATTGAGCCTAATGCCGCACAGAGTAAACTTAACGAGTTTTGTAAACTAATCAAAGATACACCATTCAAATGGCTTAATTGCGATATTAGTTTTACTGTGAGTACCGGGGCGGTAGTTGCAAAAACATCCGTTTTAGACGAAGCCCTAAAGCTAGCAGATGATAACCTATACAAAGCAAAACAAAACGGTAGAGATCAAGTGGTGATGACTCACTCTTAA
- the hutH gene encoding histidine ammonia-lyase, whose translation MTFRYGVDRLNLDVVNGIANGSIKAELCQEALDKINKSRSNVEKMAASDKAVYGINTGFGPLCDTQISPEETHLLQKNLLITHAVGVGEAIAKPISKLMLITKVHALSQGFSGIRLEVVERMLKFIELDLIPVVPEQGSVGASGDLAPLSHLFLPLLGEGEFWHGEQTIPAATALQEHGLEPLELQAKEGLALINGTQFILSHAITALTKMRYLLDLADLAGAMSIEGMQGSQSPFREELHQIRAFAGNIEVAARMRRFFKDSQNMADHEECDRVQDPYSLRCIPQVHGASRNAYNHLKELAEIEMNSVTDNPIVISSEEAISGGSFHGQPLAMVLDYASIAAAELGNISDRRCYLLLEGLHGLPRLLTTSGGLNSGMMIPQYTTAALVTENKSLCFPPSADSVPTSMGQEDHVSMGSISGRKLNQILGNLEKIFAIELMYAAQAIEFRRPNTCSSLIEENFKVIRNKVAKLEEDRLLKPDIDAMIALVKSQAFTVN comes from the coding sequence ATGACGTTTAGATATGGTGTAGACCGTCTAAATTTAGATGTGGTAAATGGTATCGCCAATGGCAGTATCAAAGCTGAACTTTGCCAAGAAGCGTTAGATAAAATAAATAAAAGTCGAAGCAACGTTGAAAAAATGGCGGCGTCAGACAAAGCCGTATACGGTATTAACACTGGGTTTGGCCCCTTGTGCGATACACAAATATCTCCTGAAGAAACTCATCTTTTACAAAAAAACTTGCTCATCACACATGCGGTTGGCGTGGGTGAGGCTATCGCCAAGCCGATTTCAAAGCTCATGCTTATCACCAAAGTACATGCTCTAAGTCAGGGTTTTTCTGGCATTCGTTTAGAAGTGGTTGAGCGCATGTTAAAGTTCATTGAACTTGATTTAATTCCAGTGGTGCCTGAGCAAGGTTCAGTTGGAGCATCGGGTGATTTAGCACCGCTTTCACACTTATTTTTACCGCTACTAGGCGAAGGTGAATTTTGGCACGGTGAGCAAACTATTCCTGCCGCAACAGCTTTACAAGAACATGGCTTGGAGCCGCTAGAACTGCAAGCAAAAGAAGGTTTGGCGCTTATCAATGGCACACAGTTTATCCTATCTCACGCTATCACTGCGTTAACAAAAATGCGTTACTTACTTGATCTTGCAGATCTGGCTGGTGCGATGAGTATAGAAGGAATGCAAGGTAGCCAATCGCCATTCAGAGAAGAGCTACACCAAATACGTGCATTTGCTGGTAACATCGAAGTCGCCGCTCGTATGCGCCGATTCTTCAAAGACTCACAAAACATGGCTGACCATGAAGAGTGTGACCGTGTACAAGACCCTTATTCACTTCGCTGTATTCCACAAGTACATGGTGCCTCACGCAACGCGTACAACCATCTAAAAGAACTTGCTGAAATTGAAATGAATTCAGTCACTGACAACCCGATTGTGATAAGTTCAGAAGAGGCAATTTCTGGAGGGAGTTTCCACGGTCAGCCTTTGGCAATGGTATTAGACTATGCATCAATTGCTGCAGCCGAATTGGGTAATATATCTGATAGACGCTGTTATTTACTGCTCGAAGGCCTACACGGTTTGCCGCGCTTGTTAACGACGTCGGGTGGTTTGAACTCTGGCATGATGATCCCACAGTACACAACAGCAGCTTTAGTGACAGAGAATAAATCGTTATGCTTCCCACCATCGGCAGATAGCGTACCAACTTCAATGGGCCAAGAAGATCACGTATCGATGGGTAGCATCTCAGGACGTAAGCTTAATCAAATTTTAGGTAACCTTGAAAAAATATTTGCGATTGAATTGATGTATGCCGCACAAGCAATCGAATTTAGACGTCCAAATACTTGCTCAAGTCTCATTGAAGAGAACTTCAAAGTGATCCGAAATAAGGTTGCCAAACTAGAAGAAGATAGATTACTTAAGCCTGACATCGACGCCATGATTGCATTAGTTAAATCTCAGGCATTTACCGTAAATTAA
- a CDS encoding urocanate hydratase, with the protein MNFKEQIKQGIPSVLPAPKPYPADANRAPKRKDILSADEKQLAIRNALRYFPKEWHHELAVEFAQELKDFGRIYMYRFKPNYELKARSISDYPAKCEQAAAIMLMIDNNLDPAVAQHPEELITYGGNGAVFQNWAQYLLAMKYLSEMEEDQTLHMYSGHPMGLFPSSKDAPRVVVTNGMMIPNYSKPDDWERFNALGVTQYGQMTAGSFMYIGPQGIVHGTTITVMNAFRKVLNKDESPKGKIFLTAGLGGMSGAQPKAGNIANCITVCAEVNPKAATKRHQQGWVDELIDNMDALLTRVKQAQANEEVVSIAYIGNVVDVWEAFYEHDIFVHLGSDQTSLHNPWSGGYYPVDISYEESNRLIREEPELFKEKVQATLKRHADTVNKHTAKGTYFFDYGNAFLLEASRAGGDVMAENGIDFKYPSYVQDILGPMCFDYGFGPFRWVCTSGKPEDLDKTDAIAAEVLNKIMAESPEEIQQQMQDNITWIKDAKQNKLVVGSQARILYADAQGRAEIAKAFNDAIARGEIGPVVLGRDHHDVSGTDSPFRETSNIYDGSRFTADMAIHNVIGDSFRGATWVSIHNGGGVGWGEVINGGFGMLLDGSPEAEGRLKSMLLFDVNNGIARRSWARNEEANFAIKREMARTPKLKVTLSNNVDDEVLNNLSF; encoded by the coding sequence ATGAATTTTAAAGAACAAATAAAACAAGGTATCCCAAGCGTTTTACCTGCGCCTAAACCTTACCCAGCTGATGCAAACCGCGCCCCTAAACGCAAAGACATTTTATCTGCTGATGAAAAGCAGCTAGCGATCCGTAATGCCTTGCGTTATTTCCCTAAAGAGTGGCATCACGAATTGGCAGTTGAGTTTGCTCAAGAGCTCAAAGATTTTGGCCGTATTTACATGTATCGTTTTAAGCCAAACTATGAGTTAAAAGCGCGTTCAATTTCTGATTACCCTGCTAAGTGCGAGCAAGCCGCCGCAATCATGCTGATGATCGATAACAATTTAGATCCAGCGGTTGCGCAGCACCCTGAAGAGTTGATCACCTACGGTGGTAACGGCGCGGTATTCCAAAACTGGGCGCAGTACCTATTAGCAATGAAATACCTAAGCGAAATGGAAGAAGACCAAACGCTACACATGTACTCGGGCCACCCGATGGGCTTGTTCCCCTCTTCAAAAGATGCGCCTCGTGTGGTTGTAACCAACGGTATGATGATCCCGAACTACTCAAAGCCAGATGATTGGGAGCGCTTTAACGCACTCGGCGTAACACAATACGGCCAAATGACTGCGGGCTCGTTTATGTACATTGGTCCGCAAGGGATCGTGCACGGCACGACCATCACGGTGATGAACGCGTTCCGTAAAGTTTTAAACAAAGATGAAAGCCCCAAAGGTAAGATTTTCTTAACGGCGGGTCTTGGTGGCATGAGTGGTGCACAACCTAAAGCAGGTAACATTGCAAACTGTATTACCGTATGTGCGGAAGTAAACCCGAAAGCGGCGACCAAACGTCACCAGCAAGGCTGGGTAGATGAACTTATCGATAACATGGATGCATTGCTCACACGTGTTAAACAAGCACAAGCTAATGAAGAAGTGGTGTCTATTGCTTACATCGGTAACGTGGTAGATGTATGGGAAGCTTTCTATGAGCATGACATATTTGTTCACCTCGGCTCAGACCAAACATCACTACATAATCCTTGGTCAGGCGGTTATTACCCGGTTGATATCAGCTACGAAGAATCAAACCGTTTAATTCGCGAAGAGCCAGAGTTATTCAAAGAAAAAGTACAAGCAACACTGAAGCGCCATGCTGATACAGTGAACAAACACACCGCAAAAGGCACCTACTTCTTTGATTATGGTAATGCATTCTTGCTTGAAGCATCGCGTGCCGGTGGCGATGTAATGGCTGAAAATGGTATCGACTTTAAGTATCCATCATACGTGCAAGATATTCTTGGCCCAATGTGTTTTGACTATGGCTTTGGTCCATTCCGCTGGGTATGTACATCTGGCAAGCCTGAAGATTTAGATAAAACCGATGCCATTGCCGCTGAAGTGCTGAATAAGATCATGGCTGAGTCGCCTGAAGAAATTCAGCAACAGATGCAAGACAATATCACTTGGATCAAAGACGCGAAGCAAAACAAGCTGGTAGTCGGTTCACAAGCGCGTATTTTGTATGCGGATGCGCAAGGCCGCGCAGAGATTGCCAAAGCCTTTAACGATGCAATCGCACGTGGCGAGATTGGCCCTGTGGTACTGGGTCGTGATCACCACGATGTGAGCGGCACAGATTCACCATTTAGAGAAACATCAAACATCTACGACGGCAGCCGTTTTACGGCGGATATGGCGATTCACAACGTGATTGGCGATAGCTTCCGTGGTGCAACGTGGGTTTCGATTCACAACGGTGGCGGTGTTGGTTGGGGCGAAGTGATCAATGGCGGCTTTGGTATGCTACTTGACGGGTCACCAGAAGCCGAAGGCCGTTTGAAGTCGATGCTATTGTTTGATGTAAACAATGGTATTGCGCGTCGCAGCTGGGCACGTAACGAAGAGGCTAACTTTGCTATCAAACGTGAAATGGCGCGTACACCAAAATTAAAAGTAACGTTATCGAATAACGTCGATGATGAGGTGTTAAATAACTTGTCGTTTTAA
- a CDS encoding YcgN family cysteine cluster protein, whose amino-acid sequence MNDTPFWQTKSLEEMDQQQWEAICDGCGKCCLHSFIDSDHEDDDDFASTDFLREGETLIHTSLVCQYIDENTCGCTRYNERQQLVPSCVKLTKENLKDIFFMPQSCSYRRLYEGRGLASWHPLLNNGQKEQMHAAGISIQGRVTKDNTVDLENDFEEYVAQWPTFDCD is encoded by the coding sequence ATGAATGACACACCGTTTTGGCAGACAAAAAGCTTAGAAGAAATGGATCAACAACAGTGGGAGGCCATTTGTGATGGGTGTGGAAAATGTTGCTTGCACAGCTTTATAGACAGCGATCATGAAGATGATGACGATTTTGCAAGTACTGATTTTTTGCGAGAAGGTGAAACACTGATACACACCAGTTTGGTTTGTCAGTATATCGATGAGAACACATGTGGCTGTACGCGATATAATGAACGACAGCAATTAGTTCCATCATGTGTAAAGTTAACTAAAGAGAACCTAAAAGATATCTTTTTTATGCCACAAAGCTGCAGTTATCGCCGCTTGTATGAGGGAAGAGGGCTGGCCAGTTGGCATCCACTGTTAAACAATGGTCAAAAAGAACAAATGCATGCAGCTGGAATTAGTATACAAGGGCGCGTGACTAAAGATAACACGGTTGATTTAGAAAATGACTTTGAAGAGTATGTCGCTCAGTGGCCAACGTTTGACTGTGATTAG